The nucleotide sequence TAAAGAAGTAGTACAGATGTCCAACCATAATGCCCAAAAGGCCAGGCAATATTGGAGAGccaaatatcacatccaatccAAGCATAGCCCATGGTAGATAAAATGACTGCACAAATAGTAAGTACATTTACGACATGAGTATATTCAATCTAGGGCAGTTCTGTGCCACGATCAAGCACTTAATAATAGTATGAGAACAAGGCATTACCCTCAATTGGACGAGGCCATACATGCTTATCTGAGAGTTTGGGTACTCTCGGCTCCAGACATAAAGAAGCATGCTAACCATAGGAATACCCAACAAATAAGTCTCGAGATAGGGAATAGCAGACAGTACCTGAACCAATCAAGATAGAAATAAATTTAACTCTTAGGAGATTTGATTCATTTGTTTGTAACACGTAATAAGTAGGAGTGCCACTAACCAGTAACGAGATTGCACCAAATATCATCATCCACAAGAAATCTGCTGTCCGCTTCTCAAATGAACCCTTCTCCAACTGCACACCATATCTTGCTCTACATGGCAACATACATAAACAATTTCAACCAACAGCTGCCAGTTTATCTTTATAATATTCTGAAAGTAACCGTGTTTATAGTAATTGTGATTAATAGGTATCTGACAAGACTTACATCATCAGAAGGCGAATACCAAAGTTGATGGAGAACTTGCCGAGGAAAAAGAAGCTTGTAAATAGCCTCCATATCTGCGTGGTCCAAAATTGAAGATTACTGTACAATCTCAAAGCAGGATCATAATGTGCTTGTTACAAATAACtaatgcgagagagagagagagcatgagcAGATGCTAACCTGAAAACTCTTGAACACATGGGGATAAGATAAATAAAGAAGGCCTGGGTCTAGTATCTGGAGCTGAACCAGCACTGTGGTAAAGAAACACAATGTCCCATATGCCTTGCTTACTGGTGGAAGTGAATTGTAGTACCTGAAATAGGAAAGTAAGTCCTCAATTTTTCCGTACTGCCGAGATTGAACTAATGCAGAAAAAAAATATAGCTCATCCACTGCGATAATGATTCAGCATCCTAACCTATTTCTCTCAATATGCACCCATCTTAACACCATGCATGGGAGAAAACCCACCACAACATGCAACCATTCATGGGAAAATGTTTAGCAAGTTCCTTTCTATTATGCTACTTATACCCAACATTTTTTTACTACTATACAATAATCAAATACAATAAATTACATGCATTTTCAGTTTCAGTTCTCGTATTATTAATACAAATATTCATGTTCTAATATAACCAAATCTCATTGAAATATATTGCAATTAATCCCCGCAGCAACACGCTGGGTATCATCTCTGTTTTCCTATTAGAAGTGAACCACAAAGCTAAACTGCAGCTAGAATTTATATTCTTGTCTTCTAATATTAGAGATCTCCAAACTATTTTTAATGCCAGTGAGAAGTTCATCCAGTACAATCATGATTCAGTAATTAAATTACACATCAGAAGTATTTATCACAAAAGAACAAACAAGAGAATTTTGCAAATAAAACTTCAAGGTGACATACATTAATAGTGCAAAATAAATGTATGGGGCAAACCAACAAAAATCAAGTCAACCTATAAGGAAAACATAAACAGAGTAAAGCCCTTACGCAAGAGAACTAATTGGTGTCAAACTGCTCAAAATTTGCCATATCCAAATCTCAGTTCTCAGTTAACAAATCTAGATAACAATCTTTTAAGCAAAGACAGTGATAGTGTATGAGAATCATACAAAATTAGTTCAACATTTCAAAATTATACCAAAAAGTGACTTCTTCTGACCAAATGTGTATCCTGGAAACATCCAACACGGATACTTCCAACCATTGTTGGCTCTTAGCGGCCAGAGCCTGATTGTATTGCAACTTTGCAAGCATGTTGCAATGAGTCTGTAGTAGGTTCCCAACAAATAGGCACAAAAGATAACACCTCAATTCTTTTAAGTTGTACATCAAGTTGGTCTCACGTGCAACCTTTGACGTATACCTTCTCCACTTGTATGTGAGCAGAAGTTATTAAAACTGACGTAATGTTATTTAAGCATTTCTTAACCAGTCTAGAAATTCATTTTTGTACAAGAAATCtagatattattattttttaggacaTTAGTATCCAATGTTTCACATTTTCACTGCCAGAAGGCTATTGAACTGTACTAGCTATGGAATATTTTAATATTGAAGACTGCGAAATTCCAGAATACTGCACTTGGTGCTACTTGGGAACCATGCCTCCGAAACCAAAATTTACAAACCAAGAGAAACTTGTGGCCAACTACAGCAAAAGTCAGTGTAAGCGGGCATCAGCCTCCCATGGACTTTCCCAAAAAAACATCAGCATAAATAACCGAGCATCTGGGAGAATTGTTGTTCatgagaactactccctccgtctcaaaataagtgactcaattttgtactaaagttagtacaaagttgagtcacttattttgggacggagggagtacaaattagcTATTGAAACAACAAGCTTATAAACCAATGTATCCCTTCGAATTGGCGCTAAGCTCCAGAACTACGGCCTAGCTGCTTACGGTCTCACAACTCACAACAATCAATTGGTAGAACCACCAATTCAGGGCTCAGTTATCCTGAAATAGAAAAGGCGGCCATGACCTCCTGCTCAAGTTTGAAAGACGAGCTCCCATGTTCCCCATACATGTCACAAACTCACAAGGATAATCTCTTATGTACACCCAGTGGCGAAGGCAAGAATATTTTTTAGGTGTGGCAAAATTTATGAAGGAGAAAACCATGTATAATACAACTAAGCAAGAGTTAAATAAAATACTAACTAGGTATGTATTTGTGTTCGGCAAGTACAACCAAAAACCAATACTAACCAATTAGTTTCAACAATGTTCGGTGGGCGGTAACAACATTTGCTGCAAAACAAGTTCAGTTTCAGTTATGTATCTTTCATACGTACTTGCCCTCGCTCTTCGACGTTTTCTGCATACTAGCCCAGTAGTTCTCACATCCTTGCTGTCTAGCCCAACCCACCGGCCGGCCAGTGATTGCTATGCTCGCAGCTGTTGTGTGCCTACCGCCTGCACACATGATCACAACTCCACAATTGTTTCGACTTTCCGAGATTTTGTAACTGGCGGCCGCTAATTTTTTTTAGAGAACAGATTGAGCAAAATGATGGTGCTTATTGGCCAGTCGGATCATGTATTGGTGTGTTTAATTTATTTGTGGGGTCAAATCACAACTCGCAAACCCAGTGACAAATGCATCAGGCCCACCAGTAGGCAGCAACCAGGCCTAACGCGCACTGAATCACAACTCGCAAACCAGTGACAAAGTTTACATGTACTAGTGACAAAGTTTACATCTACTAGTATGTGTACTAGGTGTATTTGCAGAAAAATTTAGGTATGGCAGCTGCCAAACCTTGACAGATACTAGCTGTGTAGTATATATAACAGTAAAGCAAGAAGCAGATCAGACCGACGAAATAACACGAAACAAACTGCGCTAACTCTCCAAGGTAGTCCCAACCCTAACACAACTAAATTCGTCGCAAGAACATTTACAGTCACTACACTACAGCGTGTCCCGCCGCACCCGCCCCTCGCTCCCTTGCAAAGCCAGCACAGTCCCATCCAATTAGCTCAAGCATACGAAACTAGAGTCCAATCCGAACAATATTTCTCCAGCTCCTCCGTTAACCGCCCCGCCCAAACCATCGATCCCAATAAGAATAACCGCATCTGTGCCTAGCAATTTGAGAATTGAGCAAAAGACGATGCTAAACTTCTGTAGGATTCGAGAGGACTCACTCTGCGGGTGAAGACATCTCGTCGCGTGGGGGAGCGGCGATGGATTCGGATCTTCCAGGTCTCGGCCTCTCTCGGGTCTCGTCGTCAGTCTCGTGCTCGCTGGGCGTGGGCGGAGAAGTAGAATAAAGTGGTAGTCGCTCGGCGAGACTTCCAGAGGGGGGAAGCTAGATGGACCGCCGGATCCATGACCGGACGCATGCAGGTGGTTCGGACACGTAGGTTGTAGGCTCTATGGCGCACGCCATTGGCCGGGGCCGTGGCTTGGTGGTGAGGTGGTTCCTGTGACGTGGCGAGGAACTACGGGCCGTTGGATTTATGGGACCTGACGGTGGACGATGATGGGGAGATTATGGTAAGATGGCTGGTCCATGATGCCCGTAGAGGTTTTTttcttaacacagtacagacgcaaacgctcatatacacgcgcatacactcactcttatgaacgcacacacgcacaccctatccctatgagcatcttcgaaagactgagccggcatatcatcttgaaatttacgaagtcagcATAGACACCTCGTCATCAACGGGGACGTCTCCTTCCACTAGatgcgcatcgccgaaaattctgaaataaattcaggaataaatgcgagcatcaggacttgaaTCCTGCTGATCTGGGGATACCACagttcctctaaccatccaaccacaggttggttcgcgatGGCCGTAGATGTTGAAAACTTGATTTTGGTACAATTCAGAAAATAAAGTAGCTTGATTTTGGTAAAGTCTCTAATACTTTATTACTATATATATCCCAAGCCTTTCGTAGTATTTGGTGAAGGCAACGCTGATGAACTATGtgttgttgtcggtgatgatgtgggGAAGACTTGTGTGAGATCTTACATTAGGTGAGATCAATGAGatccattttttgaaaaaaaaatctaaaagTTCAAACATTCTCAAAAAATTGTAGACGCACATCAATGGTTGATGGTTCAACCTTAAAAAGTTTCAGCTTATAATTCGACATGCATTAATAGAAAAAAAAATTGTACGTGAATAGTATCAAAGTATTATTCACCCAAAGCTGCCACTATTCACattcaaatttgtcttttttgcatctCCAAATATACATCGAGATTTGAGATGATTTTTTCGGAGTTGTAGACGTACCCCACATGGATGTTAtcaaatagtttcatacttttttTGAAATGTCTAAATTGAATTTTTAGGGTTGATCTCACGATCTCACCTAATGTGAGATCTCATACAATTCTCCCCCTTGATGATGTGATTCGCGACGCTGAAGCGGCACACAATCCCTCGGAAGAAGCTAATGGCGGTGTTGGCGGTGACCTTGGCGATGGGCACGgcctccacccatttggtgaacttgtcgatgacaTGTAGAGGTACTCGTAGCCCCCGACCGCCCGGGGCAAGGCCCCAAAGATGTCCAGCTCATAAACCACGAAGGGCTACGAGAGGGGGATGGTGTGGAGGGCCTGGGTTGACTAGTAGATCTGCTTTGGATGGAGTTGGCACACCTCTTGGTGTTGGACCATGTATGTGGTGCCCTACAGGGCAGTACGCCACTAGAAACCCTGCCGAAAAACCTTACCGATCAACGTGCATGAAGCAGTGTGGCTACCGCACGCACCCTCATGTATGACCGCGAGTAGGTCACAACCTTCCTTCCTGAAGATGTACTTGAGCAAGATTCGATCACCGTCGCGCTCGTAGAGCTCTCCGTCCATTAGCATGTAGCGCTTCGCCTGTTCGGTAATCATTTTCGCGTTCACGTCATCTTCATGGAGGATATTAACATCTAGGTAGTCGTTGATCTCGAAGATCCATGAGGGCTCCTCAGTATCGTCCGTGATTCCAAGGTTTTCGCCAAGGAAGGGGGTCGTGCTTGGAGCTTCCTGTGATAGGGGCCGAAACAAAAGGCGTCGCCCGGGTCCCCTCGCTAGAGCGAGAGGGGCCCTTTGTCATGCTCGATAACCAATTCCTCCTACTGGGAGATCCTTTTCTCATGAGCTCCGACCGGGTCTTCATTGCCCAGGTTTCCCCAAATATCAGGATCCATGGAGGTGTCTGGCTTAAAGTGGTGAACGCAAAGTACTTGGGGGATGGTAGCCTCAGTTTGGTGTTGGCCGAATCATAGAGTGACACCGGGGTAACCTCAAAGGAATGAGTCATGACCCTGTCGCCCTAAGTGAGTATCCCAACGCCCTGATCGGGCGGATAACCGGGTGATCCTTTCTTCAAAGATACTGACCGGAACCGCTCCTAAAGGGGGGCCAATAGCGATAGTTGGCCCGCCGGGACATTTTTGTAGTGTGGCATATGCTCCAGCCAcaacccattgatacgtctccaacgtatctattttttctcacgcttttcttcttgttttggactctaatttgcatgatttgaatgaaactaaccccggtctgacgttgttttcagcagaactaccatggtgttgtttttatgcagaaatagaagttctcggaatgaaatgaaactttgcgaggattttttatggaataaatgaggtTTTTTGGAGCCAACaactaccggagaggggcccctgggtgggaaCAACCTACCAGgacgcgcccccctctcctggcgcgcccaggtgggttgtacccacctggtggccctgtagacctcaaccctgacactataaattcctattttcggagagaaaaatgagggagaaaaattatcgcatttcacgagacgaagccgctgccaagccctgttcttcctcgggagggtagatctggagtccgtttggggctccggagaggggggtcttcgttcttcgtcatcgccaattccatgatactccccaccgggagtgagtaattccttcgtaggctcgctagtcagtgaggagttggatgagattcatcatgtaatcgagctagttttgttagggcctgattcctagtatccactatgttcttagattgatgttgctatgactttgctatgcttaatgcttgtcactttgggcccgggtgctatgaactcagatctgaaccgtttatgaattcatcattatatccatgttttagatccaatcttgcaagttatagtcacctactatgtgttatgatccgacaaccgcggagtgacaacaaccgggcccactctcggtgatgaccgtagtttgaggagttcatgcattcactatgtgttaatgctttgttccggttctctattaaaaggaggccttaatatcccttagtttccaatgtggaccccgctgccacgggagggtaggacaaaagatgtcatgcaagttcttttaataaagcacgtatgactatttacggaatacatgcctacattatatggatgaactggagctagtgtcgtatcaccctaggttataactgtctcatgacgaatatcatccaacaagtcaccgatccagtgcctacgaatttatcatatattgtttctgctaagttactactgctgctgctactgtcacacttgctacaaattactgctatcactgttactgttaccgttgctgctgtcactactctcaaaactatcaaactactttgctactgatcactttgctataaataattaatctacatgtgtggttgaattgacaactcatctgctaataccttcaaatattctttggctccccttgtgtcgaatctataaatttgggttgaatactctaccctcaaaaactgtagcgatcccctatacttgtgggttatcaagacctttttctggcgccgttgccggggagcatagctatatttgttgagtcacttgggattattatcaatttatcactatgaagaatctgaaggatcgaaagactaagatatttccctctaagatgaggggaggtaaggaactgccatccagttctgctttagattcgccttttattatgagtaaacttgcaacaccaccacatgctatcaattctaatatgtcacaagttattgatgatgctacttctgccatggataatgcttatgatgatgctagtaccatgcttgataatgatgatgtgccacttggtgaatttcttgatgaacaaattgctagagtaacacaacatgatgttgttgaatctgatgatgagcttgaaactgaaactcttgaaacacctactagaactagccttcctagatatgaattgcctaggtaccgtaaggttatgttatgaatgaggaaacaactagagatattcttgcttgtaaggatatagatgatctagagaaattattatgcaagtataaagaaaaatctctgaatgctagaatgaagtatgatcctaagtttgctacttcacctatctgtattgttgataaggattatgaattctctgtcgacccagagttaattactttggttgaatctgatcctttccatggttatgaaactgaaactgttgtggcacatcttactaagttgaatgatatagccaccctttttactcatgatgagaaaacttgctattactttattctcaaattatttcctttctcattaaagggtgatgctaaagcttggtacaatactcttactcttggttgtgtgcgtagttcccagggatatggtttattacttctctgagaagtattttcctgctcataagaaacaagctgccttacaggaaatatttaactttgtgcaaaataaagaagagagtgtcccacaagcttgggggaggctttgctagttacttaattctttgcctgatcatcctcttaagaaaaatgaaatacttgatatcttctataatggactaaccgatgcttctagggacttcctagatagttgtgctggttgtgttttcagggaacaaactattgctcaagctgaagaattattaaataacatactgaaaaattatgatgattggactattcctgaaccaccggctaaacccactccaaagaagaggggtatattatatctctgtcctgaagatatgcaagaggcaaagaaatctatgaaggaaaaatttattaaagttgaggatgttaaaaatttacctcctatttaagaaatacatgggcttaatacaccaccactgcctaagttggtagaggtaaattctcttttgaagttcaatgaaaatggtaatcctcacaatatgcatcctagtcaatgcctttacgagttcgagaactacattagaaaacaagatcacttcaatgcaaatgttatggaacaattgaaatataactCTGATATGAtagctcgcttgagtgacttgttatttagaatttcaaatgatgttagaggtgttggaaaacatgcttctatggttcaaacccaactagaacaagttgctaaatctcaaagagaattgcttggtgaaatgaatcataatatgcatgactttgctattagagttgcaactagaggaggtaaaatgactcaggaaccactttatcctgagggacacccaaaaagaattataCAAGACTCACAAGGAAagaacactagtgcacctagtcctactaaaaagaaaaagaaaaataaaaatgatagggcttgcatgcttttagtgaacctgaaatagaaaaacctcttgataatgaaaatgaaacttctatctctgatgctgaaactcaatctggtaatgaacatccacctagtgataatgaaaaagataaatatgatgttcatgaagatgctcaaccaaatgaaaaagaatcatataatgatgttgaaatagaaccacatgttgatcttgataacccacaacctaagaataaaaggtatgatagaagttttcaaatacctctacctactgtcaaaatgaaatatgaaatgcttattgttggggatatgcatatccccattgaggtaacttagtgatttacgaagttcttcgatttcatgctaatcgaaagtggttgttaataagacctgatcaaccttattaatgaatcatttttagtggtatgaagttgatgaatttagtaagcactaccttctgtctttactttttgttttttgtttttattagttaaataaaataaaatgccatgttttgtctgttttctgaatttcccgtgcaataaaaaatgacccaaaaataaaagtgctcaaaaTGCCCTGGAAATTttatacgatttttttctgaatatttaagaatttttggtgcaaataatactagagggaggtgcaccaagtgggcacaacccacctgggcgcgccaggacccccaagcgtgccttggtgggttgtgatccccatgtgggccccctcacttatctctttagcccacatcatcacttacctctagaaaaaaaatccccattgcgctctctctctctcgcgcgcgcgcgttcttgagctcaaacccgcggatttcgatctctttgctcgaagctccatttccgaaactatttcgggggattgttgcttggtatgtgactccatcatttgtccaattagtttttgttttagtggtttatactttgaataaatagctactcttggtgctgttgtagatgagcttgcgtgttgaattcttagtgttctaagtagtttgaatgcttgctatggcctctatgtatccctatgagtagttgctatcaattttgtgaagttttgttgggaattttttgtgaactaaaaattcagatttttgttcataggaaaaattgtacgcggacatgaatatcttcaggaagtttggctctaagaagaactccatgggtgttattggggagtcttttGACAGTGATCTCCagcctcggaggttggcggaggtacggccgtgcgaatggccacaCACCCCGTTCCTGCAGGAGGCCAAaattcatgaggagttcatgcaatatattgctaatgccggcctcaccgacttcatcgcagatgagtgtgaccagcaccttCTCACAAACAACTTTGTTCagagctttactttcttgcctagaaataattctccggaagtgagctttgatttatatgctgaaaaccatcagatttcacttactgaattttgtgacatatgcatgatcccatctgatgggagcttggccgagcctaggccggctgagttTGAGGCCTTCTGTCCCACTTTGACAGTGAGTGATGAGAGAGGAGTGTCGGCCATCACTGCCGGTGGCTTACATTTTCCTgctgttcgttactttgcactcttcattaccaaatgcttgcttgctagagagaaggtgagtgcgctcagttcaccagaccttgatgttttacgtcgtgcattagagggcgacaacacgcatagattgggagctattgtggctcgtcgcctccatcttaataaatctcagggtaaaatacatggtgggatttttgctactcgtttggcagctcacttcgaggttgagatacgccctcatgattaccctctggcTAAGGTTTATCTAGACCGAGCAGCCATGGAACatcatcactttcttgcacatgatcgtcctcACATTGCCATTCCTTACAACCTGGTCTATGGCGTTGAcactcgtgatgttattccattgcctgcacatgctttgtttgattctgttgccaggggcagataccagattatgcctgcagacatcatcgcctactggaaagctcctcaggatccctactaccctccagaGTCTGCACAGgtacctcagcagtgggatgagtggatgcccgctcctcaggatccctactaccctctaggctactgatcgattaccaagctaggccaaaagcctaagcttgggggagtacgtgtttctcactgaCATTATATTCATATTCACTCATATAATTCtgtttgtcggtgttcacactttttcattgtatcatccatgcttagatttattttcttgctttcttcttgtgtgtttgaaaaactttagaaaaaccaaaaaaattagttgtagtgaatttactttctatgcatgcttagtagtactattaaaaagaaaatccaaaaagatttccttgttcttcttttgcttgttgggagctttcccgtgtaaatagtttttctcatttttgcttttcccttttatttgactgttctagaaaaccaaaaactccaaaaatatttcagtgtgtttctctaaacttcttttctttttattcgagtcttaccaaggagaagaccacgatgaaaatgttgagtggctctcatatgaataaattgttgaactaataaagagcccattttacctttgtcttctcctgttgaataaaatgtcctgcggattccaacttagtccatggcactcttgcactgttATTATTCTCTTattatttggtcgtgcaagtgaaaggaaataatgatgatatttgatgaattggccgtagcaaggagaaactggtatgaactcgacttgttctatctgtgtaaatatgtttgacctagtatccaggcttcagcccattatgattaaacatgttttgcaatgacaattagagattatagtttctcatgccatgcataagtagctaggagtgaataatgatttatcttggatatcaacatagcgttaaaatgattgtgatgtagtatgatgatatggtatcctcctctgaatgttcgagtggcttgacttggcacatgttcatgcatgtagttgaatcaaaaccaacatagcctctatgatatttatgttcatggtgttcatatcctactcatgctagtgtccaatgttacttatgcataatgcctagttatgatcgttgttgctctctagctggacgcttctcaatctaattgctagccttcgcctatactaagtgcgaactctgcttgtacatcaaaaaccttgaacccaaagttattccagatgagtccaccataccaacctatatgcggtattaccctaccatcctaagtaaattttcatgtgccacctctaaaaacttctaaaaattatcctttttgtgtgcctggatcattcatggaacgataggaggtggtcaatatcttccatgctaagcgggttattcctaggttgagtgtttattcactcgctgtcgcatgagaaaatgggcggtaatagggattcccagcccCGAactaaaaaaatgcaaataattaaacaaaactcccccgggactgatgttggtatggacggcacccattgtttcggacaagctgtggagtgtgattgatggtggagggggcgtaaacctttacttttatcacttggaaaccgccactagcgtgcttagcatggaagatgttgataactgatggtcgtgaagtgaataagaagggtgcatgcctcaaaatattatttatctctattttagaaattgagctctggcacctctgcaaatcattgcttccctctgcgaagggactttctatttagttttatgttgtgtcatcaccttctcaaacaagcgccagaaactgagtagagcacagttgtcatgatttatgcattgcgtatagctaatgttgggtgcatcatgattggatcttttataccatgaattacaatgtttagtcgctgcttgaactttggaggtgctctgcgtttatgttttgtggtctcggaaagggctagcaagataccactatatATCatagttgttttgacaacgtgttgcgcgcccagctgggttgtacccacctagtggccccgcgtACCTCAACCCTGATattataaattcctattttcagagaaaaaaatcaaggagaaagaattatcacgtttcacgagacggagccgccgccaagcgctGTTCTTCCTCGGggggggcagatctggagtccgtttggggctccagagaggggggtcttcattcttcgtcatcgccaacccatctccatcgtcaattccatgatgcaccccaccgggagtgagtagttccttcgtaggctcgctggtcgatgaggagttggatgagattcat is from Triticum aestivum cultivar Chinese Spring chromosome 1B, IWGSC CS RefSeq v2.1, whole genome shotgun sequence and encodes:
- the LOC123115382 gene encoding derlin-1 isoform X2 gives rise to the protein MSSPAEYYNSLPPVSKAYGTLCFFTTVLVQLQILDPGLLYLSYPHVFKSFQIWRLFTSFFFLGKFSINFGIRLLMIARYGVQLEKGSFEKRTADFLWMMIFGAISLLVLSAIPYLETYLLGIPMVSMLLYVWSREYPNSQISMYGLVQLRSFYLPWAMLGLDVIFGSPILPGLLGIMVGHLYYFFTVLYPLASGKNYLKTPMWVHKIVARFRLGVQANSPVRPANTGPTAFRGRGYRLNQ
- the LOC123115382 gene encoding derlin-1 isoform X1, which translates into the protein MQKTSKSEGKYYNSLPPVSKAYGTLCFFTTVLVQLQILDPGLLYLSYPHVFKSFQIWRLFTSFFFLGKFSINFGIRLLMIARYGVQLEKGSFEKRTADFLWMMIFGAISLLVLSAIPYLETYLLGIPMVSMLLYVWSREYPNSQISMYGLVQLRSFYLPWAMLGLDVIFGSPILPGLLGIMVGHLYYFFTVLYPLASGKNYLKTPMWVHKIVARFRLGVQANSPVRPANTGPTAFRGRGYRLNQ